Proteins encoded together in one Rubripirellula reticaptiva window:
- the ilvE gene encoding branched-chain-amino-acid transaminase, which translates to MSQQIYINGEYFSRENAKVSVYDHGLLYGDGIFEGMRIYSGKVFRLQEHLIRLWESALAIALPIGMTIEQLAADVDECVKKNGLDDGYIRLIVTRGSGPLGLDPYKCSDPQVIIIADKISLYPDEMYTNGLELVTASTIRNHPAALSPRVKSLNYLNNIMAKMEGLRAGCVEALMLNIKGEVAECTGDNIFIVKNGKLSTPPIDAGILEGITRNAVLELAVAAGIETSECAMTRHDIFIADECFLTGSAAEVIAAVKLDGRTIGDGKPGPITTKLNEAFRKLVRA; encoded by the coding sequence ATGAGCCAACAGATCTATATCAACGGTGAATACTTCTCGCGCGAGAACGCCAAGGTCAGCGTTTACGATCACGGTTTGTTGTACGGCGACGGGATCTTCGAAGGCATGCGGATCTATAGCGGCAAGGTTTTCCGATTACAGGAACACTTGATTCGGCTGTGGGAATCGGCGCTCGCCATCGCGCTGCCGATTGGCATGACGATCGAGCAGCTTGCGGCCGACGTGGATGAGTGCGTCAAGAAGAACGGCTTGGACGACGGTTACATTCGGCTGATCGTCACCCGTGGCAGCGGTCCGCTGGGATTGGACCCGTACAAGTGCAGCGATCCGCAGGTGATCATCATCGCCGATAAAATCTCGTTGTATCCGGACGAGATGTATACCAACGGTTTGGAATTGGTCACGGCATCGACGATTCGCAATCACCCTGCGGCCCTGAGTCCACGAGTCAAATCGTTGAACTACTTGAACAACATCATGGCCAAGATGGAGGGCCTGCGAGCGGGCTGTGTCGAGGCGTTGATGTTGAACATCAAGGGCGAAGTGGCTGAGTGTACCGGCGACAATATTTTTATCGTCAAGAACGGCAAGCTATCGACGCCACCGATCGACGCTGGAATCCTAGAAGGGATCACACGTAATGCCGTCCTCGAGCTGGCAGTTGCGGCGGGGATTGAAACGTCCGAGTGTGCGATGACGCGTCACGACATCTTCATTGCGGATGAGTGTTTCTTGACCGGCAGCGCGGCCGAAGTGATCGCCGCAGTCAAGTTGGATGGACGCACCATCGGCGACGGCAAGCCGGGCCCGATCACAACGAAATTGAACGAAGCGTTCCGCAAGCTTGTGCGTGCTTAA
- a CDS encoding lactate racemase domain-containing protein — MTTYYANGSETNSLTSDDLRDALKETFAAIGPREKVLLLPPDQTRLFSRAGEMTVMCHELLGDRVKDIMPALGTHDEMEPEQLDHMFPGVPHELFRPHRWRDDVVTLGEVPASYVKKVTGGLYDNPWKAQVNKMLVQGGHDLIFSLGQVVPHEVIGMANYNKNVFVGTGGVEGINESHYLSAVYGIEQTLGQANTPLRQILNHAQDQFCKDMPLLYALTVIQQMPDGTLHTRGLYIGDDHDTFFAAAELARKVNITHLDRAPKHVVAYLDPQEFSSTWLGNKAIYRTRLAIATGGRLTVLGPAVKKFGEDKSIDLLIRKYGYRTKEEIIQLFAENEDLRANPSAAAHLVHGSHENRFEVVYAAGKLSADEIRGVNYTPGDVNELMKRYDVTKLDDGFHQDIDGSEFYFIRNPALGLWQAPL; from the coding sequence ATGACGACCTACTACGCCAACGGCAGCGAAACCAACTCACTCACCAGCGACGATCTTCGCGATGCTCTGAAGGAAACGTTCGCCGCGATCGGGCCTCGCGAAAAGGTGCTTCTGTTGCCGCCCGACCAAACGCGTCTGTTCAGCCGTGCTGGCGAAATGACAGTGATGTGTCACGAACTGCTGGGTGACCGAGTCAAGGACATCATGCCTGCCCTGGGCACGCATGACGAAATGGAACCCGAGCAACTTGACCACATGTTCCCGGGCGTCCCGCATGAACTGTTTCGGCCCCATCGCTGGCGCGATGACGTGGTCACTCTGGGCGAAGTGCCTGCGTCGTACGTCAAGAAAGTGACCGGAGGCTTATACGACAATCCGTGGAAGGCGCAAGTCAACAAGATGCTGGTTCAAGGCGGACACGATCTGATCTTTTCACTCGGGCAAGTGGTTCCGCACGAAGTGATCGGGATGGCGAACTACAACAAGAACGTGTTTGTCGGAACCGGCGGTGTCGAAGGCATCAACGAGAGTCACTACCTAAGCGCAGTCTACGGAATCGAACAAACACTCGGTCAAGCCAATACACCGCTGCGCCAGATCCTCAATCACGCCCAGGATCAGTTCTGCAAGGACATGCCGCTGCTGTACGCGTTGACCGTGATCCAACAGATGCCCGACGGAACCTTGCACACGCGAGGCCTGTACATCGGCGACGATCATGACACGTTCTTTGCGGCTGCGGAGCTTGCCCGCAAAGTCAACATCACGCATCTCGACCGCGCGCCCAAACATGTGGTCGCCTACTTGGATCCGCAAGAGTTTTCGAGCACTTGGCTGGGCAACAAAGCGATCTACCGGACGCGGTTGGCGATTGCGACCGGCGGACGTTTGACCGTGCTGGGCCCGGCTGTCAAAAAGTTTGGCGAAGACAAATCAATCGACTTGTTGATTCGCAAGTACGGATACCGCACCAAAGAAGAAATCATTCAGCTATTTGCCGAGAACGAAGATTTGCGAGCCAACCCGTCGGCAGCGGCGCACTTGGTACACGGCTCACACGAAAACCGTTTCGAAGTCGTTTACGCCGCCGGGAAACTTTCCGCCGACGAAATTCGCGGCGTCAATTACACGCCCGGTGACGTCAACGAACTGATGAAACGCTACGACGTCACAAAGCTAGATGATGGCTTTCACCAGGACATCGACGGCTCTGAATTCTACTTCATTCGGAACCCAGCACTCGGGCTGTGGCAAGCGCCACTTTAG
- a CDS encoding AMP-binding protein, whose translation MGFLFQGDTTAAATGAPEGLRSYRDLPAFGLLQHAAEQVPDRAAVVYGDQVWNYRQLNRDTVRVAAMLQRLGVRPGDRVGLLLPNVPEYVIVANAIWRCGGIAIAISPLMVAEEIASLLAKTRCRLVVSLDMLSDTVTDSDVSLLLVSIRQHLPSLHQLGYLWARRTRTGSWTLPTTKRVHWFWDEVDATTTSWQPISIDPTNDPAYILPTGGTTGTPKAVTLSHTNLVANAWQQFQWTRRSFAKETMLAVLPFFHSYGMSATVMGGAATASTLILHHRFNTRQVIALVEQHQPTVFHTVPAMLVAMNERFRKVPPTVKRLKWVISGGASLEPSVASEFADHTGALVVEGYGLSEASPVTHVGHLFKEPRYGFIGLPLPETECRIVDSTDSTREVPAGETGELIVRGPQVMLGYWGDDRATRTAIHDGWLHTGDLAICDPDGYYRIAGRKKDLIITSGFNVYPSEVEDAIRQFSGVSDVAVVGVADDARGEIVKAFVVMDPSASWNEAALAGHCAEHLAKYKRPRLWHRCETDLPRNFLGKVLRRELRENENE comes from the coding sequence ATGGGTTTTCTTTTCCAAGGCGACACGACCGCCGCCGCGACAGGCGCCCCCGAGGGTCTTAGAAGCTACCGAGACCTGCCCGCATTTGGATTGCTCCAACACGCCGCCGAGCAAGTTCCCGATCGAGCCGCGGTGGTTTACGGCGATCAAGTTTGGAACTATCGCCAACTCAACCGCGATACCGTTCGAGTCGCTGCCATGCTGCAACGCCTTGGCGTCCGCCCGGGCGACCGAGTTGGACTGCTGCTGCCGAATGTTCCCGAATACGTGATTGTCGCGAACGCCATTTGGCGATGCGGTGGTATCGCCATCGCCATCAGTCCACTGATGGTGGCCGAAGAGATTGCTTCATTGCTGGCAAAAACAAGATGCCGATTGGTCGTTTCCCTCGACATGCTAAGCGACACCGTGACGGATTCGGACGTCAGTTTGTTACTGGTTTCGATTCGCCAGCACCTACCTTCGCTGCATCAACTGGGATATTTATGGGCCAGACGTACGCGCACCGGAAGTTGGACTTTACCGACGACAAAACGAGTGCATTGGTTCTGGGACGAGGTCGATGCCACGACAACGTCCTGGCAACCGATCTCGATCGATCCGACCAACGACCCTGCCTACATCTTGCCGACCGGCGGCACTACGGGCACGCCCAAAGCAGTCACGCTTAGCCATACCAATCTAGTCGCCAACGCGTGGCAACAATTTCAGTGGACGCGGCGTTCGTTCGCGAAAGAAACGATGCTGGCTGTCTTGCCGTTCTTCCACAGCTATGGCATGTCAGCCACGGTGATGGGCGGCGCCGCAACCGCGTCAACCTTGATCCTCCACCACCGTTTCAATACCCGACAAGTCATCGCACTTGTCGAACAACATCAACCGACGGTATTTCATACCGTGCCAGCAATGCTGGTCGCAATGAACGAACGCTTTCGAAAAGTGCCACCAACAGTCAAACGATTGAAGTGGGTGATATCGGGCGGCGCGTCGCTGGAACCATCCGTTGCATCGGAGTTCGCAGACCATACCGGCGCGCTGGTGGTCGAAGGTTATGGACTCAGCGAAGCTTCACCGGTGACTCACGTCGGGCATCTTTTCAAAGAGCCGAGATACGGCTTCATCGGTTTACCACTTCCGGAAACCGAGTGCCGGATTGTCGATTCCACAGACTCCACACGCGAAGTCCCCGCGGGCGAAACCGGCGAGTTGATCGTGCGGGGTCCTCAAGTGATGCTCGGCTATTGGGGCGACGACCGTGCCACTCGCACTGCGATTCATGATGGCTGGTTGCACACCGGTGACCTCGCGATCTGTGATCCGGATGGATATTACCGGATCGCGGGCCGCAAAAAAGACTTGATCATCACCTCGGGGTTCAACGTTTATCCGAGTGAAGTTGAAGACGCGATCCGGCAATTCTCAGGCGTCAGCGATGTCGCAGTGGTAGGCGTTGCGGATGATGCGCGAGGTGAAATCGTCAAAGCGTTTGTGGTGATGGATCCGTCGGCCTCTTGGAACGAAGCGGCGCTGGCCGGTCATTGCGCTGAACATCTGGCAAAGTACAAGCGACCGCGCCTATGGCATCGCTGCGAAACCGACCTGCCCCGCAACTTCCTAGGCAAAGTTCTTAGACGCGAACTTCGGGAGAACGAAAATGAATGA
- a CDS encoding thiolase family protein: MNDLEPLAVIAAARTPFAKAFGTFAGVSAVELGSIALRDAIKRSGIKSDAVDEVVFGNVAGPPDAANIARVVALSSGIPNDRIAHTVNRNCASGIESVIAAWHALASERATIIAAGGTESMSQIPFLVTSEAAAIWMKLARSKSLREKLATLSRFRPKHFKPVVGVELGLTDPVSGLNMGETAELLAKEFAITRDEQDRFAMESHQKAESTQKQCFLSGEIVPVDVHGESFEKDNAIRYGQSMASLAKLRPIFYRNGSVTAGNSCPLTDGAAAMVLSRASETDRFDVAPLGYITAYAIAGCDPRRMGLGPVYAIAKLLRQTGLSISDFDLIEINEAFAAQVIACERAMASRSFAKKELGMTSAVGEMDPAKRNVHGGAIAIGHPVGTTGTRLILTMLRSLRESGGTRGLVTLCVGGGQGVAVVVETHSEKRS, from the coding sequence ATGAATGACCTCGAACCCCTTGCCGTGATCGCTGCCGCACGGACTCCGTTTGCCAAAGCGTTTGGAACGTTCGCAGGTGTTTCAGCCGTCGAACTTGGCAGCATCGCGCTTCGCGACGCGATTAAGCGCAGCGGCATAAAATCCGATGCCGTTGATGAGGTTGTTTTCGGCAACGTCGCCGGACCGCCGGATGCCGCCAACATTGCTCGCGTCGTCGCGTTGTCGTCGGGAATTCCGAACGACCGGATAGCCCATACGGTTAATCGAAATTGTGCTTCGGGAATCGAATCTGTGATCGCTGCTTGGCACGCGCTCGCATCCGAACGAGCGACAATCATCGCCGCGGGCGGAACAGAATCGATGTCGCAAATCCCGTTCTTGGTGACTTCCGAAGCGGCCGCGATCTGGATGAAGTTGGCTCGTTCAAAATCGCTACGTGAAAAGCTAGCGACGTTATCTCGCTTTCGCCCAAAACACTTCAAACCGGTCGTGGGTGTTGAACTTGGACTGACCGATCCGGTGTCGGGCCTGAACATGGGTGAAACGGCTGAACTGTTGGCGAAAGAATTCGCAATCACGCGTGACGAGCAAGACCGCTTTGCGATGGAGAGCCATCAAAAGGCCGAATCCACTCAGAAGCAATGCTTCTTATCGGGCGAGATTGTTCCGGTCGATGTCCATGGGGAATCGTTCGAAAAAGACAATGCGATCCGCTACGGACAGTCGATGGCCTCGCTCGCCAAACTGCGTCCGATTTTTTATCGCAATGGAAGCGTGACGGCTGGTAACAGTTGCCCGCTTACCGACGGTGCCGCTGCGATGGTCTTGTCTCGCGCGAGTGAAACGGATCGATTCGACGTCGCGCCATTGGGATACATCACCGCCTACGCGATCGCCGGGTGCGACCCAAGGCGAATGGGTTTGGGGCCTGTTTATGCGATTGCCAAGCTGCTTCGTCAAACCGGACTGTCGATATCCGACTTTGACTTGATCGAAATCAACGAAGCCTTTGCCGCGCAAGTGATTGCATGCGAGCGGGCAATGGCGTCGCGATCATTTGCCAAAAAGGAGCTTGGCATGACGTCGGCTGTGGGGGAAATGGATCCAGCGAAACGAAACGTTCACGGCGGCGCGATAGCAATCGGACATCCGGTCGGCACAACAGGCACGCGTTTGATTCTGACAATGCTGCGTTCGCTTCGCGAATCAGGCGGTACACGCGGGTTGGTAACCCTGTGCGTCGGTGGAGGACAAGGAGTCGCAGTGGTAGTTGAAACTCATTCGGAGAAACGATCATGA
- a CDS encoding SDR family oxidoreductase, which produces MNPSEPAFDFLGLSGKTVLVMGVANKKSVAFRIAKILESTGVDVIYSVRSESRKASLEKLLAGRRIIICDVEKQAEIDALATTLSSDGTRLAGLVHSIAFADYPDGIRPFHETTRTQFLQAIDISAYSLTTVCNSLKEIFDRDASVVTIGISTTRMASESYGFMAPIKAALESSLAFLTKSFSRFSEVRFNSVAAGLLKTSASAGIPGYVDSYLYAEKVIPRGRAVETDEVASTAVFLLSPRSSGITAQSIVVDAGMSINYFDASVVSAVTAADID; this is translated from the coding sequence GTGAATCCAAGTGAACCTGCCTTTGATTTCTTGGGTCTGTCGGGCAAGACGGTTCTGGTGATGGGCGTCGCGAACAAGAAGAGTGTCGCCTTCCGGATCGCCAAAATATTGGAAAGCACCGGTGTCGACGTGATCTACAGTGTCCGCAGCGAATCGCGAAAAGCCAGCTTGGAAAAGCTGCTTGCCGGTCGGCGCATCATCATTTGTGATGTTGAAAAGCAAGCCGAAATCGACGCGTTAGCCACGACGCTTTCGTCGGACGGCACTCGTTTGGCCGGGCTGGTTCATTCGATCGCGTTCGCGGACTATCCCGATGGCATCCGTCCGTTCCACGAAACCACACGTACTCAGTTCTTGCAGGCGATCGATATCTCGGCGTATTCGTTGACAACGGTTTGCAATTCACTGAAAGAAATCTTTGATCGCGATGCATCCGTGGTCACGATCGGCATCAGCACAACGCGTATGGCCAGCGAGAGCTACGGATTCATGGCGCCGATCAAGGCAGCCCTCGAATCGTCACTCGCTTTCTTAACGAAGTCGTTCAGTCGATTCAGCGAAGTGCGGTTTAACAGTGTTGCTGCGGGGTTGTTGAAGACCAGCGCGTCGGCTGGAATCCCTGGTTATGTCGACTCTTATTTGTATGCCGAAAAAGTGATTCCACGCGGGCGTGCGGTCGAAACCGATGAAGTCGCTTCGACAGCAGTCTTTTTGCTAAGCCCGCGCAGCAGCGGCATCACGGCCCAGTCGATCGTTGTCGATGCCGGCATGTCGATCAACTATTTTGATGCTTCGGTGGTCAGTGCTGTCACAGCCGCTGACATCGACTGA
- a CDS encoding 3-hydroxyacyl-CoA dehydrogenase NAD-binding domain-containing protein has product MITKPYRNFSVSTDYHGVVTVSIDVPDRPMNVLTAEVMSEFVTIVGDLERAIGVTAVVFRSEKESGFLAGADVAVIAGIKSPQEASELIQAGQRLFNRIESLPIPTIVAIHGPCLGGGLEWSLACDYRIARDNTSTKIGLPEIQLGLIPGWGGTQRLPRRIGLSRALPLILTGKHLNASAAIKVGLVDRAISPDHWDHGVAQFVDDVVAGRVTAGHSAPLWRRLLDGTRIGRALTVRMSKRAIRTKSKHYPALESAIGAASVACKPNYDGYGLEESEFLSLLFTPTCRNLLGLYFARERARKPSTWSRSAGTALHHEPIRKVGIVGAGAMGAGIGQLAATRGYDVMIKEIDDKSCRAGSARINTLIHDLATRKRWGSFERDLLRAKIQISTELSSLEDCDLVIEAVVERADAKANVFAQLDSVAKPTAILASNTSSLSITAMGDATHRSHHVAGLHFFNPVHRMELVEVIRGRDTDDETMARLVQFVKAMGKTPVVTTDTPGFLVNRVLFPYLGEAITMVGERHDTAEIDREIRRFGMPMGPLELLDQVGIDVAADVAESLRGVIENADPAINQLKRMVQHGMLGRKSGEGFYRYVDEKRQGATMMKNKSTENQSNSSVGMINDGLTPITRRLIYPMLIEAVRCHQQHVVSEAWAIDLAMVLGTGFAPHRGGPMKMIETIGLETVAENTRRLARIHGSRFSAACFEEAAIDQPGQTGDQPSIGMQPQI; this is encoded by the coding sequence ATGATCACGAAACCGTACCGAAACTTTTCCGTCTCGACCGACTATCACGGCGTCGTGACGGTTTCAATCGACGTCCCCGACCGTCCCATGAATGTGTTGACCGCGGAAGTGATGTCAGAATTCGTCACGATCGTTGGTGACCTCGAGCGGGCAATTGGCGTAACTGCCGTCGTCTTTCGGAGCGAGAAAGAGAGCGGATTTCTGGCTGGCGCCGACGTCGCTGTGATCGCTGGCATCAAGTCTCCTCAAGAAGCGAGCGAGTTGATCCAAGCGGGGCAACGCCTGTTCAACCGAATCGAATCGCTACCGATACCGACGATCGTTGCAATTCACGGACCCTGCCTAGGTGGTGGCTTGGAATGGTCGCTAGCCTGCGACTATCGAATCGCTCGCGACAACACATCAACGAAAATCGGTCTGCCGGAAATTCAGCTTGGACTGATTCCCGGATGGGGCGGAACTCAACGTTTACCGCGTCGCATCGGACTCAGCCGCGCTTTGCCGTTGATCTTAACCGGCAAACATTTGAACGCTTCCGCAGCCATCAAGGTTGGCTTGGTCGACCGTGCCATCTCACCCGACCATTGGGACCACGGTGTGGCACAATTTGTTGACGATGTCGTCGCCGGACGCGTCACCGCTGGTCATTCAGCGCCGCTTTGGCGACGATTGCTTGATGGCACTCGCATCGGTCGTGCACTGACCGTACGAATGTCCAAACGCGCGATTCGGACGAAGTCAAAACACTATCCAGCGTTGGAATCTGCGATTGGGGCGGCTTCCGTCGCGTGCAAGCCTAATTACGACGGATACGGGTTAGAAGAATCTGAATTCCTGTCGTTGTTATTTACGCCAACGTGCCGGAATCTCTTAGGACTCTATTTCGCTCGCGAACGCGCCAGAAAACCATCGACCTGGTCACGATCTGCGGGCACGGCATTGCACCACGAACCGATTCGGAAGGTTGGCATTGTCGGTGCGGGAGCCATGGGTGCTGGTATCGGACAACTTGCCGCCACACGCGGCTACGACGTCATGATAAAAGAAATTGATGACAAATCATGCCGGGCTGGTTCCGCTCGCATCAATACGTTGATTCATGATCTGGCCACACGAAAACGATGGGGATCGTTCGAACGAGACCTGCTTCGTGCAAAGATCCAGATCAGTACCGAACTATCTTCGCTTGAAGACTGCGACCTTGTGATCGAGGCCGTGGTTGAACGAGCCGATGCCAAAGCGAACGTGTTCGCACAGCTTGACTCGGTCGCCAAACCCACTGCGATCCTTGCAAGCAACACGTCCTCGCTATCGATCACCGCGATGGGCGACGCCACCCATCGTTCGCATCACGTTGCGGGTCTTCACTTTTTCAATCCAGTCCATCGGATGGAACTGGTCGAAGTCATCCGCGGACGCGACACCGACGACGAAACGATGGCAAGACTGGTCCAATTCGTCAAAGCGATGGGAAAGACACCAGTCGTCACGACGGATACGCCTGGTTTCCTAGTCAACCGCGTGTTGTTCCCGTATCTGGGCGAAGCAATCACGATGGTTGGCGAACGACACGACACTGCAGAAATCGATCGCGAAATCCGTCGATTCGGAATGCCGATGGGGCCACTTGAGTTGCTGGACCAAGTTGGTATCGACGTAGCAGCTGATGTGGCGGAGTCGCTTCGTGGCGTGATCGAAAACGCTGATCCGGCCATCAATCAACTCAAGCGAATGGTCCAACATGGAATGCTAGGTCGAAAGTCCGGGGAAGGTTTCTATCGCTACGTCGACGAGAAACGCCAAGGTGCCACGATGATGAAAAACAAAAGCACCGAAAATCAATCGAACTCCAGCGTTGGAATGATCAATGACGGCCTGACACCGATCACACGTCGGTTGATCTATCCGATGTTGATCGAAGCGGTTCGCTGTCACCAACAACACGTGGTTTCCGAAGCCTGGGCGATCGATCTGGCCATGGTATTAGGGACCGGTTTTGCACCCCATCGTGGCGGACCGATGAAGATGATTGAAACGATTGGCCTTGAAACCGTCGCGGAAAACACTCGCCGATTGGCCCGCATTCATGGCAGTCGATTCAGCGCCGCTTGTTTTGAAGAAGCTGCAATCGATCAGCCGGGTCAGACCGGCGATCAACCTTCGATCGGGATGCAGCCACAAATTTAA
- a CDS encoding 3-hydroxyacyl-ACP dehydratase FabZ family protein produces the protein MTANEIQQRIPHRGPMLLVDEIVSENEDSIVCRKTFRADEFFFQGHFPDSPIVPGVIQCECCLQAGAVLLAGRGGDVVADAVPVATRMDSVKFKKMIRPGDTVEIEAKLNEQVSNAFYMTGKLTIGGKLATRLDFCCSMSSPAAKPEGSAS, from the coding sequence ATGACTGCCAACGAAATCCAACAACGAATCCCGCATCGCGGCCCGATGCTTTTGGTCGACGAAATCGTCTCGGAAAACGAGGATTCGATCGTATGCCGAAAGACTTTTCGGGCGGATGAATTCTTCTTTCAGGGCCATTTTCCCGACTCGCCCATTGTTCCGGGCGTGATTCAGTGCGAATGTTGCCTGCAAGCCGGTGCCGTCTTGTTGGCCGGGCGTGGCGGCGATGTGGTTGCCGATGCCGTCCCTGTGGCGACTCGAATGGACTCGGTGAAGTTCAAGAAAATGATTCGGCCGGGCGACACCGTCGAAATCGAAGCCAAGCTGAACGAGCAAGTCAGCAACGCTTTTTACATGACTGGCAAATTGACCATCGGCGGTAAGCTCGCCACACGGTTGGATTTTTGCTGCAGCATGTCCAGTCCCGCCGCCAAACCAGAAGGATCGGCATCGTGA